From Rhopalosiphum padi isolate XX-2018 chromosome 2, ASM2088224v1, whole genome shotgun sequence:
agattttagatagttttaaatttaagagtATGTaagtgcattattatttatttttttctctgacCCAGGTGcgatataaataaaacaccaTCATAAATCATTGTTTCTATGATTTAAGATTAATCTTAAAAGAAAATCACCTGTTTTAGCTATTATTATAGATGGTTTAAAATatcagttatatattattcaacttaaaaaaacgaaaaaaatgaattgctgtacatttaaatgaatatcaAGTTGTtttgagataatatttaaaaaaaaaatataaaaattatattcttctataatttttgtaagactaaaatataaaaaataaatgattttatgtgaattaattttgtttaaatcgaGGAATCCAGGCCAGAGAGAGGTTCATACAATGCATTGACatccttttaaaatattcacttttttttaatagcttccaatatctaaattattacagctcaacaattaatattcacttttattgacttattatttatatattcaaaataattttattctaatttaataatctttttACATTGACTGTAAACATTCAGTCTGCAATTATGTCTTGTACAgtcatacttaaaattaattaattaatttctataacttaatattaatatttgatattatgaactgaaaaccaattttttgttattaattaaatatatatattactctgTTTGAGCCAACTAGTTGTTCCATGTCAAATCCatctgtacatttatattttgagttattatcTTTATTCAAAATTTCTGCCAACCACTTATGTAAATTTTCACTAGATTTAAGGTTAGTTAAATCATACACTAAAATAATacctgttgaaaaaaaaaaaaaataatgtttgaaaactatcatagtatattagtatcttACCATGAataccattataaaatatatatctagtatttttatgatttgaacTTCCTCCGATGTCCCACATTTCTATAAAACAGTTGCGTTGTCTAGGTGTTCCTTCcatatatttgtacaattttatttcaactgTTACTCCAACAGTCCATTTAGGATTTTTTACAACTTTATTTTTACACATGAGATTCACTAAACAAGTTTTGCCAacacctaaataatttttttattaatatgacatatatagaatacatattaacatattataaaatatgattgactgtttaatatatcaaaagttaagtaaaatttagttttcattaatcacatacttattaataaataagtatgtatatattatttttaagtgaacTAACATCTACTACTCGATTTCAAGTTTTTTCATTTATGCTACA
This genomic window contains:
- the LOC132923467 gene encoding rab-like protein 3, with amino-acid sequence MEISMASTDSVKVLVVGDSGVGKTCLVNLMCKNKVVKNPKWTVGVTVEIKLYKYMEGTPRQRNCFIEMWDIGGSSNHKNTRYIFYNGIHGIILVYDLTNLKSSENLHKWLAEILNKDNNSKYKCTDGFDMEQLVGSNRVPILVCGTKLDMAPERGKKSPSTVAAECGADEILIVNIALLYIFSYQIFNMYYCMLLRIVMIQNHWNQVQ